In Geobacter anodireducens, a genomic segment contains:
- the frr gene encoding ribosome recycling factor (Rrf; Frr; ribosome-recycling factor; release factor 4; RF4; recycles ribosomes upon translation termination along with release factor RF-3 and elongation factor EF-G; A GTPase-dependent process results in release of 50S from 70S; inhibited by release factor RF-1; essential for viability; structurally similar to tRNAs), with product MTKDVINDMKSHMEKSVESLRREYQKVRTGRANTGLLDEIRVDFYGNPSPLNQVATLAVPEPRTITIQPWEAKMISVIEKAILNANLGFTPSNDGKLIRISLPPLTEERRKEIVKSLKKTAEDAKIAIRNIRRDAIDGLKKLEKDKKISEDDLKRAEKEVQDVTNVYVAKVDEVLAHKEKEVMEV from the coding sequence ATGACAAAGGACGTCATCAACGATATGAAGTCACACATGGAGAAGTCGGTCGAATCGTTGCGTCGCGAATACCAGAAGGTTCGCACCGGTCGGGCCAACACCGGTCTTCTTGACGAGATCAGGGTGGATTTCTACGGCAATCCCTCTCCGCTCAACCAGGTGGCGACCCTTGCCGTGCCCGAGCCGCGGACCATCACCATCCAACCGTGGGAAGCAAAGATGATTTCGGTCATTGAGAAGGCGATCCTGAACGCCAACCTCGGTTTTACACCATCCAACGACGGCAAGCTCATCCGGATCAGCCTTCCTCCCCTCACCGAGGAACGTCGCAAGGAAATCGTGAAGTCGCTCAAAAAGACGGCCGAGGATGCCAAGATAGCCATCCGGAACATCCGTCGCGATGCCATTGACGGCCTCAAAAAGCTGGAGAAGGACAAGAAGATATCCGAGGACGACCTCAAACGCGCCGAGAAAGAGGTCCAGGATGTGACGAACGTCTACGTCGCCAAGGTTGATGAGGTCCTGGCGCACAAGGAAAAGGAAGTCATGGAGGTGTGA
- a CDS encoding phosphatidate cytidylyltransferase: MKRVITGIIALPLLILFILKASYVLFASFVVVLTFLGLGEYYRMALPDRRVEGVAASLAGALVPAVLAAQDRLVEMVPFRTSATLLAFVLTVVFLAYALRVLFSFRDIRAAAAETALFATGFLYVPLLLTHMVWLRALPDGVDWIFLVLVIVMSGDTAAYYVGSNLGRRKLYPSVSPNKSVEGAIGGLLGSLAGTFVARLTFFPGLTVLDCIATALLLGVLGQVGDLFESLLKRSFGVKDSGAIVPGHGGILDRLDSILFAVPAAYYYALFVFMNR, translated from the coding sequence ATTAAGCGCGTCATTACCGGGATTATTGCCCTCCCTCTGCTGATCCTGTTCATCCTCAAGGCAAGCTATGTCCTTTTTGCCTCGTTCGTTGTTGTCCTCACGTTCCTGGGACTCGGCGAATACTACCGCATGGCTCTTCCTGACCGCAGGGTGGAGGGAGTGGCGGCTTCCTTGGCCGGGGCGCTTGTTCCGGCGGTCCTGGCTGCCCAGGATCGTCTCGTTGAAATGGTTCCTTTCCGCACGTCGGCAACCCTGCTCGCTTTTGTCCTGACGGTTGTTTTCCTGGCATACGCGCTCAGGGTTCTCTTCAGCTTCCGCGATATCAGGGCAGCCGCTGCCGAAACGGCCCTGTTCGCGACGGGGTTTCTCTACGTGCCGCTGCTCCTGACCCACATGGTATGGTTGCGTGCCCTTCCGGACGGGGTCGACTGGATCTTCCTCGTTCTCGTTATCGTCATGTCCGGAGATACGGCAGCGTACTATGTGGGAAGCAATCTGGGCCGACGCAAGCTCTATCCGTCAGTCAGCCCCAATAAGAGCGTTGAGGGGGCGATCGGCGGATTACTCGGCAGCCTTGCCGGAACCTTTGTGGCGCGTCTTACCTTTTTCCCCGGGCTGACCGTGCTTGACTGCATTGCCACGGCGCTCCTGCTGGGAGTTCTCGGCCAGGTCGGCGATCTCTTCGAGTCGTTGCTCAAGCGCAGTTTCGGCGTCAAGGATTCGGGGGCGATCGTGCCCGGTCACGGCGGCATCCTCGACCGGCTGGACAGCATTCTGTTTGCTGTGCCGGCTGCCTACTACTACGCTCTTTTCGTGTTCATGAACCGATAG
- a CDS encoding RIP metalloprotease RseP, giving the protein MVSIISAVIVLGILIFVHELGHFIFAKLFGVGVEKFSLGFGPKLIGRKVGETEYLISAFPLGGYVKMVGEGVEGELSDEDKARSFAEKPPLKRIGIVVAGPGFNLIFAWLVFIAIFMIGVPSVTSKVGEVVKDKPAAKAGIMASDVITGVNGKAVSRWEEMAAEISAGKGAPLVIEVKRGEEIKTFRVTPETRTGKNLLGETVTTPVIGVVASGETVIDTYPVGDALQRGTVQTGNVIRLTVVSLVKIIERAVPLDTIGGPIMIAKMAGQQAEAGGVSFLAFMALLSINLGVLNLLPIPILDGGHLIFYLWELIFRKPVSMRAREIAQQVGLALLIGLMVLAFYNDIARYIVGQG; this is encoded by the coding sequence ATGGTCAGCATCATCTCCGCCGTCATCGTTTTAGGCATACTGATCTTCGTTCACGAACTGGGGCACTTCATTTTCGCCAAACTCTTCGGTGTGGGGGTCGAAAAGTTCTCGCTCGGCTTCGGTCCCAAGCTCATCGGGAGGAAGGTGGGCGAAACCGAGTACCTTATCTCCGCGTTTCCCCTGGGCGGGTACGTGAAGATGGTGGGAGAAGGCGTCGAAGGTGAACTTTCCGACGAGGACAAGGCCCGTTCCTTTGCCGAAAAGCCTCCCCTCAAGCGAATCGGGATCGTTGTGGCCGGACCGGGCTTCAACCTGATCTTTGCCTGGCTCGTGTTCATTGCGATCTTCATGATCGGCGTTCCCTCGGTAACCTCCAAGGTCGGCGAGGTCGTCAAGGACAAGCCCGCTGCCAAGGCGGGCATCATGGCAAGCGACGTCATTACCGGCGTTAACGGCAAGGCTGTCTCCCGCTGGGAGGAGATGGCGGCCGAGATATCCGCGGGAAAGGGCGCTCCCCTTGTCATAGAGGTGAAGAGGGGGGAAGAGATCAAGACCTTCCGCGTGACGCCCGAAACGCGGACCGGCAAGAACCTTCTCGGTGAAACCGTCACCACCCCGGTCATCGGCGTGGTTGCCTCGGGCGAAACGGTCATTGACACGTATCCCGTCGGCGACGCCCTGCAGCGGGGAACCGTTCAGACCGGCAACGTGATCCGGCTTACGGTCGTTTCCCTGGTGAAGATCATCGAGCGGGCCGTCCCCCTCGATACCATCGGCGGACCGATCATGATCGCCAAGATGGCCGGCCAGCAGGCCGAAGCAGGAGGAGTCAGCTTTCTGGCATTCATGGCGCTTCTCTCGATCAACCTGGGCGTCCTGAACCTTCTTCCCATCCCGATTCTGGATGGCGGCCACCTGATTTTCTACCTGTGGGAGCTGATCTTCCGCAAACCGGTCAGCATGAGAGCGCGCGAGATCGCCCAGCAGGTCGGGCTTGCCCTTCTTATCGGTCTGATGGTGTTGGCGTTCTACAACGATATCGCCCGCTACATCGTGGGACAGGGATAG
- a CDS encoding tRNA threonylcarbamoyladenosine biosynthesis protein TsaB: MKILTVDTSTSTCSAALSINGRCAGEYLLEAERHPSERLLAAVDLLLRDTGMELEELDGFGVALGPGSFTGVRIGVATVKGLALATGKPAVGFSSLAMLALNLPWSSLPVCTLFDARKKEVYGGLYRVTAAPEPIIADCVAPPERFLEAIEGEAIFVGDGAIRYREAIESILGHRAFFAPAHCHQPRASAGALLAGELLRTGAAVPLPLLNPTYIRPSEAELARMCQKAV; encoded by the coding sequence GTGAAGATCCTCACCGTTGACACCTCCACGTCCACGTGCAGTGCGGCACTGAGCATCAACGGCCGATGCGCGGGCGAATACCTGCTGGAGGCCGAGCGTCATCCTTCGGAGCGGCTGCTGGCAGCCGTAGATCTTCTGCTGCGGGATACCGGCATGGAGTTGGAGGAACTGGACGGTTTCGGCGTGGCGTTGGGGCCGGGATCGTTCACCGGTGTCCGGATCGGAGTAGCCACGGTCAAGGGCCTGGCCCTGGCAACCGGCAAGCCTGCCGTTGGGTTCTCGTCCCTCGCCATGCTCGCCCTGAACCTCCCCTGGAGTTCGTTGCCGGTCTGCACCCTGTTCGACGCTCGAAAAAAAGAGGTGTACGGGGGGCTCTACCGGGTGACGGCCGCTCCCGAGCCGATCATTGCCGACTGCGTTGCGCCGCCCGAACGCTTCCTGGAGGCGATCGAAGGGGAGGCCATATTCGTGGGAGACGGGGCCATCCGGTACCGGGAAGCCATCGAGTCGATCCTGGGACATCGCGCTTTCTTCGCCCCTGCACACTGTCACCAGCCCCGAGCCTCAGCCGGAGCACTCCTGGCGGGCGAACTGCTGCGCACAGGAGCCGCTGTCCCGCTGCCGCTTCTCAATCCCACCTACATCAGACCTTCCGAGGCGGAGCTCGCCAGGATGTGCCAAAAGGCGGTATAA
- a CDS encoding dihydroxy-acid dehydratase (catalyzes the dehydration of 2,3-dihydroxy-3-methylbutanoate to 3-methyl-2-oxobutanoate in valine and isoleucine biosynthesis), producing the protein MRSDTIKKGIERTPHRALIKGTGVPQSQMDKPFIGVATSFTDLIPGHVGMRDLERFIEKGIHSGGGYAFFFGIPGVCDGISMGHKGMHYSLPTRELIADMVESVAEAHRLDGLVLLTNCDKITPGMLMAAARLNIPSIVVTAGPMMAGRGTEGRRYSFVTDTFEAMARYKAGVIDERELGVCEDNACPGMGSCQGLFTANTMAILTETLGMSLPRCGTALAVSALKRRIAFASGEKIVDLVRNDITPRQILTRDAFENAIRVDLALGGSSNTVLHLLAIAREAGVDLPLETFDTLAKETPQISSMNPAGEYFMEDLDAGGGVMGVLRQLGPLVRDNPTVMGLSTLELASTVESVDERVIRPLSNPVKKEGGIAVLFGNLAPKGAVVKQSGVSDAMMTFEGTARCFDSEEAAMAALMGGRIVAGDVVVIRYEGPKGGPGMREMLAPTATLMGLGLGDSVALITDGRFSGGTRGPCIGHISPEAAEGGPIALVEEGDRILLDIPNRRLELLVDEAVLQERRSRWTAPEPKIKTGWLARYAKVVTSAYTGAVTSAD; encoded by the coding sequence ATGCGCAGCGATACCATAAAGAAGGGCATTGAACGCACGCCGCACCGCGCTCTCATCAAGGGCACCGGCGTCCCCCAGAGCCAGATGGACAAGCCGTTCATCGGCGTGGCCACCAGTTTCACCGACCTGATCCCCGGCCATGTGGGGATGCGCGATCTGGAGCGCTTTATCGAAAAAGGCATCCACTCGGGCGGTGGATACGCCTTTTTCTTCGGCATTCCCGGGGTCTGCGACGGCATCTCCATGGGACACAAGGGGATGCACTACTCGCTTCCCACCCGTGAACTCATTGCCGATATGGTGGAGTCTGTTGCTGAAGCCCATCGGCTCGACGGCCTGGTGCTGCTCACCAATTGCGACAAGATCACGCCCGGCATGCTTATGGCGGCGGCACGGCTCAACATCCCTTCGATCGTGGTTACCGCGGGTCCGATGATGGCCGGCCGTGGCACGGAGGGGCGCCGTTATTCGTTCGTTACCGATACCTTCGAGGCCATGGCCCGCTACAAGGCCGGGGTGATCGACGAGCGTGAGCTCGGTGTTTGCGAGGACAATGCCTGTCCCGGCATGGGATCCTGTCAGGGGCTTTTCACTGCCAATACCATGGCGATTCTGACCGAAACCCTGGGAATGAGCCTCCCCCGCTGTGGCACGGCTCTGGCGGTGTCGGCCCTCAAACGGCGCATCGCCTTTGCGTCCGGGGAGAAGATCGTCGATCTTGTCCGTAACGATATCACCCCGCGCCAGATCCTTACCCGCGACGCTTTTGAGAATGCCATTCGCGTGGACCTTGCGTTGGGCGGCTCATCCAATACGGTGCTCCATCTCCTGGCCATTGCCCGGGAGGCTGGAGTTGACCTGCCGCTGGAGACATTCGACACGCTAGCCAAGGAAACCCCCCAGATATCTTCCATGAATCCGGCGGGCGAGTACTTCATGGAGGATCTGGACGCCGGTGGCGGCGTCATGGGTGTACTCCGGCAGCTTGGTCCTCTGGTCCGTGACAACCCGACGGTCATGGGGCTCTCCACTCTCGAGCTCGCTTCAACCGTGGAGTCTGTGGACGAACGAGTCATTCGTCCCCTGTCGAACCCGGTGAAGAAGGAGGGGGGGATTGCCGTCCTCTTCGGCAACCTGGCGCCCAAGGGCGCCGTAGTCAAGCAGTCCGGCGTCTCGGATGCCATGATGACATTCGAGGGGACTGCCCGGTGCTTCGATTCTGAAGAGGCGGCCATGGCGGCTCTCATGGGGGGCAGAATCGTTGCCGGCGACGTGGTGGTCATCCGCTACGAGGGCCCCAAGGGGGGGCCGGGTATGCGGGAGATGCTGGCACCCACGGCGACCCTCATGGGGCTCGGTCTCGGCGATTCGGTTGCGCTCATCACCGACGGCAGGTTCTCCGGGGGCACCCGCGGTCCCTGTATCGGCCACATTTCTCCCGAGGCCGCAGAGGGCGGACCCATTGCCCTGGTGGAGGAGGGTGACCGCATCCTGCTCGACATCCCCAACCGTCGGCTGGAACTCCTCGTTGACGAGGCGGTTCTGCAAGAGCGTCGTTCCCGCTGGACGGCGCCCGAGCCGAAGATCAAAACCGGCTGGCTCGCCCGCTACGCCAAGGTGGTGACATCCGCCTACACCGGTGCGGTGACCTCGGCCGACTGA
- a CDS encoding acetolactate synthase catalytic subunit codes for MKMTGARILLECLKLEGVDTVFGYPGGTVINIYDELFSFKEIRHILPRHEQAGVHAADGFARATGRVGVAIATSGPGATNTVTGIATAYMDSIPVVVITGQVPTALIGNDAFQEVDIVGITRPCTKHNFLVKDVKDIPSIIKKAFYIARTGRPGPVLVDLPKDVQIATAEFHYPDSIELRSYKPTVEGHSKQIEKAVSLMLEARKPVIYVGGGVISGDAAGELYDFAKRLNMPVTTTLMGLGSFPEDDHQALRLLGMHGTYYANMAVTNCDMLFAVGARFDDRVTGKVATFAPHAKIIHVDVDPTSIRKNVRVDLPIVGEVKKVLSQMLKVLEEQGDKVERFRTGIEPWMAEIEGWKQKHPMTYKQTTSVIKPQYVIQKLRELSEPDAIIATDVGQHQMWTAQFFTFTKARTLLSSGGLGTMGYGLPAAMGAQAAYPDRQVIAICGDGGFQMNMQELATLVQNRLPVKICILNNNFLGMVRQWQELFFDRRYSQTCMELPIDFIKLAEAFGATGLQATKVDEVEGTIRKAFETPGPVIMEFKIAREEKVLPMVPAGASLNEMVLNA; via the coding sequence ATGAAAATGACAGGAGCGAGAATATTACTCGAATGCCTCAAGCTCGAAGGGGTCGATACCGTGTTCGGCTACCCCGGCGGCACGGTAATCAACATCTATGATGAGCTGTTTTCTTTCAAGGAGATACGTCACATTCTTCCCCGGCACGAACAGGCCGGCGTCCACGCGGCCGACGGTTTTGCACGTGCCACCGGTCGGGTGGGGGTAGCCATCGCCACGTCCGGCCCCGGTGCCACCAATACCGTCACCGGCATTGCCACCGCATACATGGATTCCATCCCCGTGGTGGTCATTACCGGCCAGGTACCCACGGCCCTTATCGGCAACGATGCGTTCCAGGAAGTCGATATTGTCGGCATCACCCGGCCGTGCACCAAGCATAATTTCCTGGTAAAGGACGTGAAAGATATCCCGTCCATCATCAAGAAGGCATTCTATATCGCCCGCACGGGCCGTCCGGGGCCGGTCCTCGTGGATCTTCCCAAGGACGTGCAGATCGCCACCGCTGAGTTTCACTACCCGGACTCCATCGAATTGCGGAGCTACAAGCCGACGGTGGAGGGGCATTCCAAGCAGATCGAAAAGGCCGTCTCCCTCATGCTGGAGGCCAGGAAGCCGGTGATCTACGTGGGTGGAGGGGTGATCTCCGGCGATGCAGCCGGCGAACTGTATGATTTCGCCAAAAGGCTCAATATGCCGGTTACCACGACCCTCATGGGTCTCGGCTCCTTTCCCGAGGATGATCATCAGGCTCTGCGACTCCTGGGAATGCACGGGACCTACTACGCCAACATGGCGGTAACCAACTGCGATATGCTGTTTGCCGTGGGCGCCCGGTTCGACGACCGCGTAACCGGTAAGGTCGCCACCTTCGCCCCCCACGCGAAGATCATCCATGTGGACGTGGACCCCACGTCCATCCGGAAGAACGTGCGGGTCGACCTTCCGATCGTGGGCGAGGTGAAGAAGGTCCTGTCCCAGATGCTCAAGGTGCTGGAGGAGCAGGGGGACAAGGTGGAACGCTTCCGCACAGGTATTGAACCCTGGATGGCCGAGATCGAAGGGTGGAAACAGAAGCATCCCATGACCTACAAGCAGACAACCTCGGTCATCAAGCCCCAGTACGTTATCCAGAAGCTTCGGGAGCTTTCCGAGCCCGACGCCATCATCGCCACGGACGTGGGGCAGCACCAGATGTGGACTGCCCAGTTTTTCACCTTCACCAAAGCACGGACCCTCCTGTCATCGGGCGGACTCGGCACCATGGGTTATGGACTGCCTGCCGCCATGGGCGCCCAGGCTGCGTATCCCGATCGCCAGGTCATCGCCATATGCGGTGACGGCGGCTTCCAGATGAACATGCAGGAACTGGCGACCCTGGTCCAGAATCGGTTGCCGGTCAAGATCTGCATTCTCAACAACAATTTCCTCGGCATGGTCCGGCAGTGGCAGGAGCTGTTCTTTGACCGCCGCTACTCCCAGACCTGCATGGAGCTGCCCATCGACTTCATCAAGCTGGCAGAGGCCTTCGGTGCGACCGGCCTCCAGGCCACCAAGGTGGACGAGGTGGAAGGCACCATCAGGAAGGCATTCGAGACGCCCGGACCGGTTATCATGGAGTTCAAGATCGCGCGGGAGGAAAAGGTCCTCCCCATGGTGCCCGCCGGGGCTTCTCTCAATGAAATGGTGCTCAACGCCTAA
- a CDS encoding acetolactate synthase small subunit — protein sequence MRHTITVLVENEFGVLSRVAGLFSGRGFNIDSLSVAPTNDESISRMTIVTRGDDQILEQITKQLNKLIDVIKVIDFTDGEVIEREMALIKVTAEDDARAEVLRIVDIFRSKIIDVTPRSFTIEATGTPAKIDAILELLRPLGLKELVRTGPAAIGRGARGWKG from the coding sequence ATGCGACATACGATCACCGTTCTGGTGGAAAACGAATTCGGTGTTCTCTCTCGCGTGGCCGGTCTCTTCTCCGGCCGCGGCTTCAATATCGACTCACTCTCGGTTGCGCCCACCAATGACGAATCCATCTCCCGCATGACCATCGTCACCCGGGGGGACGACCAGATTCTCGAGCAGATCACCAAGCAGCTCAACAAGCTCATCGATGTCATCAAGGTCATTGATTTCACCGACGGGGAAGTGATTGAGCGGGAAATGGCCCTCATCAAGGTGACCGCCGAGGACGATGCCCGGGCTGAAGTGCTGCGGATCGTCGATATTTTCAGATCCAAAATCATTGATGTTACGCCCCGTTCCTTTACCATCGAGGCCACGGGAACGCCGGCCAAGATCGATGCGATCCTTGAACTGCTCCGCCCCCTGGGGCTCAAGGAGCTCGTCAGAACCGGTCCGGCGGCCATCGGGCGCGGCGCCAGGGGGTGGAAAGGGTAG
- a CDS encoding ketol-acid reductoisomerase (catalyzes the formation of (R)-2,3-dihydroxy-3-methylbutanoate from (S)-2-hydroxy-2-methyl-3-oxobutanoate in valine and isoleucine biosynthesis), producing MKIYYDKDCNLSVLKGKRVAVIGYGSQGHAHANNLKDSGVDVVVGLKADSPSVAKATGAGLTVLPTADAVKGADVVMILLPDEIQGDVYREEVGPYLKQGAYLAFGHGFNIHFGQITPRPDINVIMAAPKGPGHLVRHEYTRGGGVPCLIAIHHDPSGNSRDVALAYASAIGGGRAGIIETSFKEETETDLFGEQAVLCGGISALIQAGFETLVEAGYSPEMAYFECLHETKLIVDLIYEGGIANMRYSISNTAEYGDLTRGPRVITDETKKEMKQILWEIQSGQFAKEWMLENKANTPTFNALRRKGMEHPIEDVGARLRSMMSWIGSSKIVDKSKN from the coding sequence ATGAAGATTTATTACGACAAGGACTGCAATCTGAGCGTGCTCAAGGGAAAAAGGGTAGCCGTCATCGGCTATGGCTCCCAGGGCCACGCCCATGCCAATAACCTGAAGGATTCGGGTGTCGACGTGGTGGTCGGCCTCAAGGCCGACTCTCCCTCCGTGGCCAAGGCCACCGGCGCCGGGCTGACGGTTCTCCCCACCGCGGATGCGGTGAAGGGTGCCGACGTGGTTATGATTCTCCTGCCGGACGAGATCCAGGGCGATGTCTACCGCGAGGAAGTCGGCCCCTATCTGAAGCAGGGGGCCTATCTGGCATTCGGCCACGGCTTCAATATCCATTTCGGTCAGATCACTCCGCGCCCGGACATCAACGTCATCATGGCTGCTCCCAAGGGACCCGGTCACCTGGTGCGTCACGAATACACGAGGGGAGGCGGGGTTCCCTGTCTTATCGCCATTCACCACGATCCGTCCGGCAACTCCCGCGATGTGGCTCTGGCCTATGCTTCCGCCATCGGCGGCGGCCGCGCAGGCATCATCGAGACCTCCTTCAAGGAAGAGACCGAGACCGACCTGTTCGGTGAGCAGGCCGTGCTGTGCGGCGGCATTTCGGCCCTGATCCAGGCGGGCTTCGAAACCCTTGTGGAAGCGGGCTATTCGCCGGAAATGGCCTACTTCGAGTGCCTGCACGAAACCAAGCTCATCGTTGATCTGATCTATGAGGGCGGTATCGCGAACATGCGGTACTCCATCTCCAACACCGCCGAGTACGGTGACCTGACCCGCGGTCCCCGCGTCATCACCGACGAGACCAAGAAGGAAATGAAGCAGATCCTCTGGGAAATCCAGAGCGGCCAGTTCGCCAAGGAGTGGATGCTGGAGAACAAGGCCAACACGCCGACCTTCAATGCGTTGCGCCGCAAGGGCATGGAGCATCCCATCGAGGACGTCGGCGCACGGCTCCGCTCCATGATGTCGTGGATCGGTTCGTCCAAGATCGTCGATAAATCCAAAAACTGA